A single region of the Mycteria americana isolate JAX WOST 10 ecotype Jacksonville Zoo and Gardens chromosome 10, USCA_MyAme_1.0, whole genome shotgun sequence genome encodes:
- the TYW2 gene encoding tRNA wybutosine-synthesizing protein 2 homolog, giving the protein MEARHVPVSVPALATEPRFAQRLREHLEEEQLLDGRYRLQEVPGGRVALPVLEEKLPQLRLPQEMPCGLVRIQDPVPSRAARRQTPAQKLRDELRRLLGESWSEELERDVPRAWQRHGDLVLLGEDSFRAAPWEKLGPALWETVASALGARRLARRGRVLPDGMRSPSVTLLLGRDGWVEHVDNGIRYMFDVTKCMFSPGNITEKLRVASLPCSGEVLVDLYAGIGYFTLPYLVHAAAAFVHACEWNSHAVEALRRNLALNGVQDRCRIHHGDSRQLELRDVADRVNLGLIPSSEEGWPVACRVLKKATGGVLHIHHNVETLPAPAPPQTLALRSEWGYPEGAGSDGEAQHPTEDGGKETLGARIRPEWQRWAEATAARIRGLLAELHGQPWHTSILHIEAVKSYAPHVHHLVLDLECRPTLPA; this is encoded by the exons ATGGAGGCAAGGCACGTCCCCGTCTCCGTTCCTGCGCTGGCCACGGAGCCGCGGTTCGCCCAGCGCCTCAG GGAGCATTTGGAAGAGGAGCAGCTCCTGGACGGGCGCTACCGGCTGCAGGAGGTGCCTGGGGGCCGTGtggccctgcctgtgctggaggaGAAGCTCCCCCAGCTGCGGCTGCCCCAGGAGATGCCCTGTGGGTTGGTCCGGATCCAG GACCCTGTGCCCTCCAGGGCAGCCCGCCGGCAGACGCCCGCCCAGAAGCTGCGGGATGAGCTGCGGCGGCTGCTGGGCGAGAGCTGGTCAGAGGAGCTGGAGCGTGACGTGCCCCGCGCCTGGCAGCGGCACGGGGATCTGGTCCTGCTGGGTGAGGACAGCTTCAGGGCTGCGCCGTGGGAGAAGCTGG GTCCGGCGCTCTGGGAGACGGTCGCCTCGGCTCTGGGTGCCCGGCGCCTGGCCAGGCGAGGACGAGTGTTGCCGGATGGGATGCGGTCCCCCAGTGTCACCCTGCTGCTGGGCCGGGACGGCTGGGTGGAGCATGTGGACAACGGGATCAG GTACATGTTCGACGTGACCAAGTGCATGTTTTCACCGGGCAACATCACGGAGAAGCTGCGGGTGGCCTCGCTGCCCTGCTCCGGGGAGGTCCTGGTGGATCTCTACGCAG gCATTGGCTATTTCACGCTGCCGTACCTGGTTCACGCGGCGGCTGCCTTCGTCCACGCCTGTGAGTGGAACAGCCATGCCGTGGAGGCCCTGCGGAGGAACTTGGCGCTGAACGGCGTGCAGGACCGCTGCCGCATCCACCACGGGGACAGCAGGCAG ctgGAGCTGCGGGATGTAGCGGACCGGGTGAACCTGGGGCTGATTCCCAGCTCGGAGGAAGGCTGGCCGGTGGCCTGCCGCGTCCTGAAGAAGGCCACGGGCGGGGTTCTCCACATCCACCACAACGTAGAGACTctccccgcaccggccccgccgcagaCCCTGGCCCTGAGGTCTGAGTGGGGGTATCCAGAGGGAGCCGGCTCTGATGGAGAGGCGCAGCACCCAACGGAGGACGGTGGGAAGGAGACGCTGGGGGCCAGGATCAGGCCTGAGTGGCAGAGGTGGGCTGAAGCCACAGCGGCACGGATccgggggctgctggcagagctgcatgGGCAGCCATGGCACACCAGCATCCTGCACATCGAGGCAGTGAAGTCCTACGCGCCCCACGTGCATCACCTCGTGCTGGACCTCGAGTGCCGCCCGACGCTGCCTGCCTAG
- the SYTL4 gene encoding synaptotagmin-like protein 4 isoform X1 encodes MSEAVDLSFLSEVERDLILQVLQRDEELRKAEERRIRRLKNELLEIRRKGAKRGSQRYSERTCARCQQSLGRVSPKANTCRGCNHLVCRDCRSYGPNSSWRCKVCTKEAELKKTTGDWFYDQRVNRFANRLGSDMVRLSLRHRSAASKRETVGQTLLQKAQLGEPKSSSSARQQSPVAPREGPSLFLDASDPRDGKSDTESMENMSLDGYRPSPSGVGGRSNSLERAAPLRDGKQVAAPAGPAASSLTLPLRPKNAFSNGRDAAVGSRSSALVDEHETIFKKNPRRVVRPADYTKSVIDLRPEDFVGEGGSLGDRSKSVPGLNMELEEEEEDIDNLVEIHRQRVARGSMRSGTSSSTLGSMVSIYSEAGDFGNVAVTGGISFSLSYEEKTQTLFIHVKECRQLAYGDEGKKRSNPYVKTYLLPDKSRQGKRKTTIKRNTINPLYNELLKYEINKSLLLARTLQFSVWHHDRFGRNTFLGEVEVPLDAWNFESHLEEFLPLHGKIGADAAGLHQYKGELVVSMKYIPSSKHPGAGSGRKGKTGEGGELQVWIKEAKNLTAAKSGGTSDSFVKGYLLPHKNKASKRKTPVVKKTLNPHYNHTFVYNGINPEDLQHICLELTVWDREPLSSNDFLGGVRLGVGNGMSNGQAVDWMDSTGEELNLWQKMCQYPGSWAEGTLQLRSTMARLRP; translated from the exons ATGTCGGAGGCCGTGGATCTGTCCTTCCTGTCGGAGGTGGAGAGGGATttgatcctgcaggtcctgcagcGCGACGAGGAGCTCCGCAAAGCGGAGGAGAGGAGAATCAG GCGCCTGAAGAACGAGCTGCTGGAGATCCGGCGCAAGGGGGCCAAGCGGGGCAGCCAGCGCTACAGCGAGCGGACGTGCGCCCGCTGCCAGCAGAGCCTGGGCCGCGTCAGCCCCAAGGCCAACACCTGCCGGGGCTGCAACCACTTGGTGTGTCGGGACTGCCGTTCCTACGGTCCTAACAGCTCCTGGCGCTGCAAAGTCTGCACCAAGGAGGC cgaGCTGAAGAAGACGACAGGCGACTGGTTCTACGACCAGAGGGTCAACCGCTTCGCCAACCGGCTGGGCAGCGACATGGTGCGGCTGTCCCTGCGGCACAGGTCGGCAG CCAGCAAAAGAGAGACCGTGGGACAAACCCTCCTCCAGAAAGCCCAGCTTGGAGAGCCCAAAAGCTCCTCCTCAGCCCGGCAGCAGAGCCCCGTGGCACCCCGGGAGGGGCCCAG TTTGTTTCTGGATGCCTCAGACCCTCGGGATGGTAAAAGCGACACAGAGTCCATGGAAAACATGAGCCTGGATGGCTACAGACCTAGTCCCAGTGGCGTGGGGGGCAG GAGTAATTCCCTGGAGAGAGCCGCCCCTCTCAGAGATGGAAAACAGGTTGCTGCAccagcaggacctgctgcctccagcctgaCCCTCCCTCTCCGCCCCAAAAACGCGTTCTCCAATGGACGG GATGCCGCCGTGGGGAGCCGCAGCAGCGCCTTGGTGGATGAGCATGAAACGATATTCAAGAAGAATCCCCGGCGGGTGGTGAGGCCTGCAG ACTACACCAAATCGGTGATCGACCTGCGCCCGGAGGACTTTGTGGGGGAAGGCGGCTCTTTGGGGGACAGGAGCAAGTCGGTCCCCGGCCTCAACATGGAGCTG gaggaggaggaggaggacatcgATAACCTGGTGGAGATCCATCGCCAGAGGGTGGCCCGGGGCAGCATGCGCAGCGGCACCTCCTCG AGCACGCTGGGGAGCATGGTCAGCATTTACAGCGAGGCCGGCGACTTCGGCAACGTTGCGGTCACCGGGGGAATCTCCTTCTCCCTGAGCTACGAGGAGAAGACGCAGACCTTGTTCATTCACGTGAAGGAGTGTCGCCAGCTGGCCTACGGGGACGAGGGCAAGAAGCGCTCCAACCC GTACGTGAAGACTTACCTCCTGCCTGACAAATCCCGGCAAGGGAAACGCAAGACGACCATCAAACGCAACACCATCAACCCCCTGTACAACGAGCTGCTGAAG TACGAGATTAACAAGTCCCTCCTGCTTGCAAGGACGTTGCAGTTCTCAGTCTGGCACCACGATCGCTTTGGCCGAAACACGTTCCTGGGGGAGGTGGAGGTCCCGCTGGACGCCTGGAACTTCGAGAGCCACCTGGAGGAGTTTCTGCCCCTGCACGGCAAg ATTGGGGCGGATGCTGCTGGTCTCCACCAGTACAAGGGGGAGCTGGTCGTCTCCATGAAGTACATCCCCTCTTCCaagcaccctggggctgggagtGGCAGGAAGG GCAAAACAGGGGAAGGCGGTGAGCTCCAGGTCTGGATCAAAGAAGCCAAGAACCTCACGGCTGCCAAATCTGGGGGGACCTCAGACAGCTTTGTCAAGGG CTACCTCCTGCCACACAAAAACAAAGCCTCCAAGAGGAAGACCCCTGTGGTGAAGAAGACCCTGAACCCTCATTACAACCACACCTTTGTCTACAACGGCATCAACCCCGAGGACCTGCAGCACATCTGCCTGGAGCTGACGGTCTGGGACCGGGAACCACTGTCCAGCAACGACTTCCTCGGGGGTGTCCGTCTGGGGGTGGGCAATG GCATGAGCAACGGGCAGGCTGTGGACTGGATGGACTCCACAGGTGAGGAGCTGAACCTGTGGCAGAAGATGTGCCAGTACCCAGGCTCGTGGGCGGAGGGGACGCTCCAGCTCCGCTCCACCATGGCCAGGCTGAGGCCGTAG
- the SYTL4 gene encoding synaptotagmin-like protein 4 isoform X2 yields the protein MSEAVDLSFLSEVERDLILQVLQRDEELRKAEERRIRRLKNELLEIRRKGAKRGSQRYSERTCARCQQSLGRVSPKANTCRGCNHLVCRDCRSYGPNSSWRCKVCTKEAELKKTTGDWFYDQRVNRFANRLGSDMVRLSLRHRSAASKRETVGQTLLQKAQLGEPKSSSSARQQSPVAPREGPRSNSLERAAPLRDGKQVAAPAGPAASSLTLPLRPKNAFSNGRDAAVGSRSSALVDEHETIFKKNPRRVVRPADYTKSVIDLRPEDFVGEGGSLGDRSKSVPGLNMELEEEEEDIDNLVEIHRQRVARGSMRSGTSSSTLGSMVSIYSEAGDFGNVAVTGGISFSLSYEEKTQTLFIHVKECRQLAYGDEGKKRSNPYVKTYLLPDKSRQGKRKTTIKRNTINPLYNELLKYEINKSLLLARTLQFSVWHHDRFGRNTFLGEVEVPLDAWNFESHLEEFLPLHGKIGADAAGLHQYKGELVVSMKYIPSSKHPGAGSGRKGKTGEGGELQVWIKEAKNLTAAKSGGTSDSFVKGYLLPHKNKASKRKTPVVKKTLNPHYNHTFVYNGINPEDLQHICLELTVWDREPLSSNDFLGGVRLGVGNGMSNGQAVDWMDSTGEELNLWQKMCQYPGSWAEGTLQLRSTMARLRP from the exons ATGTCGGAGGCCGTGGATCTGTCCTTCCTGTCGGAGGTGGAGAGGGATttgatcctgcaggtcctgcagcGCGACGAGGAGCTCCGCAAAGCGGAGGAGAGGAGAATCAG GCGCCTGAAGAACGAGCTGCTGGAGATCCGGCGCAAGGGGGCCAAGCGGGGCAGCCAGCGCTACAGCGAGCGGACGTGCGCCCGCTGCCAGCAGAGCCTGGGCCGCGTCAGCCCCAAGGCCAACACCTGCCGGGGCTGCAACCACTTGGTGTGTCGGGACTGCCGTTCCTACGGTCCTAACAGCTCCTGGCGCTGCAAAGTCTGCACCAAGGAGGC cgaGCTGAAGAAGACGACAGGCGACTGGTTCTACGACCAGAGGGTCAACCGCTTCGCCAACCGGCTGGGCAGCGACATGGTGCGGCTGTCCCTGCGGCACAGGTCGGCAG CCAGCAAAAGAGAGACCGTGGGACAAACCCTCCTCCAGAAAGCCCAGCTTGGAGAGCCCAAAAGCTCCTCCTCAGCCCGGCAGCAGAGCCCCGTGGCACCCCGGGAGGGGCCCAG GAGTAATTCCCTGGAGAGAGCCGCCCCTCTCAGAGATGGAAAACAGGTTGCTGCAccagcaggacctgctgcctccagcctgaCCCTCCCTCTCCGCCCCAAAAACGCGTTCTCCAATGGACGG GATGCCGCCGTGGGGAGCCGCAGCAGCGCCTTGGTGGATGAGCATGAAACGATATTCAAGAAGAATCCCCGGCGGGTGGTGAGGCCTGCAG ACTACACCAAATCGGTGATCGACCTGCGCCCGGAGGACTTTGTGGGGGAAGGCGGCTCTTTGGGGGACAGGAGCAAGTCGGTCCCCGGCCTCAACATGGAGCTG gaggaggaggaggaggacatcgATAACCTGGTGGAGATCCATCGCCAGAGGGTGGCCCGGGGCAGCATGCGCAGCGGCACCTCCTCG AGCACGCTGGGGAGCATGGTCAGCATTTACAGCGAGGCCGGCGACTTCGGCAACGTTGCGGTCACCGGGGGAATCTCCTTCTCCCTGAGCTACGAGGAGAAGACGCAGACCTTGTTCATTCACGTGAAGGAGTGTCGCCAGCTGGCCTACGGGGACGAGGGCAAGAAGCGCTCCAACCC GTACGTGAAGACTTACCTCCTGCCTGACAAATCCCGGCAAGGGAAACGCAAGACGACCATCAAACGCAACACCATCAACCCCCTGTACAACGAGCTGCTGAAG TACGAGATTAACAAGTCCCTCCTGCTTGCAAGGACGTTGCAGTTCTCAGTCTGGCACCACGATCGCTTTGGCCGAAACACGTTCCTGGGGGAGGTGGAGGTCCCGCTGGACGCCTGGAACTTCGAGAGCCACCTGGAGGAGTTTCTGCCCCTGCACGGCAAg ATTGGGGCGGATGCTGCTGGTCTCCACCAGTACAAGGGGGAGCTGGTCGTCTCCATGAAGTACATCCCCTCTTCCaagcaccctggggctgggagtGGCAGGAAGG GCAAAACAGGGGAAGGCGGTGAGCTCCAGGTCTGGATCAAAGAAGCCAAGAACCTCACGGCTGCCAAATCTGGGGGGACCTCAGACAGCTTTGTCAAGGG CTACCTCCTGCCACACAAAAACAAAGCCTCCAAGAGGAAGACCCCTGTGGTGAAGAAGACCCTGAACCCTCATTACAACCACACCTTTGTCTACAACGGCATCAACCCCGAGGACCTGCAGCACATCTGCCTGGAGCTGACGGTCTGGGACCGGGAACCACTGTCCAGCAACGACTTCCTCGGGGGTGTCCGTCTGGGGGTGGGCAATG GCATGAGCAACGGGCAGGCTGTGGACTGGATGGACTCCACAGGTGAGGAGCTGAACCTGTGGCAGAAGATGTGCCAGTACCCAGGCTCGTGGGCGGAGGGGACGCTCCAGCTCCGCTCCACCATGGCCAGGCTGAGGCCGTAG